The Ptychodera flava strain L36383 chromosome 14, AS_Pfla_20210202, whole genome shotgun sequence genome segment ACAGCAGgatatgtgaaaaaaatatgaccTTCAGACAGTGCACAATGTCATGAACTGCTAGCATTTTTGTGACAATAGCTTGAGGCAGTACCAAAAGATTGTAGCACCATGGAGCTGAAACAATGCCCTAGCTAGCCTATAAGAACAATACAGCATAATGTGCATGCGTAGTTCTGCAGAAAATCGTCTACATGATGGatataatgtaaaatattctgAGGATAAAAATTTTCTCTCTGCtcaagtattgtcaattttcaattaaattttgcaatgtgATATCAGGAATAAATTTTTAAAGTCTTGTAAGaacaaaaacagaacaaaagatTCCTAATTAATATTCAGAATGTCAAAGCTTTCATTGTGCTCCTACCAGCTTTGAAGACGTCTTTGAAAGTCAGACAAGCCAATGTTGTATATCCTCCAGCAGATCCCCCTGAAATGGCCAACCGTTTAGGATCAACCTTCTTGGCTTCGTTGGCAAGATACAAAGCACCATGGCAACTATCTTCGATATCATGAACTCCCCAGCTGGGTCAAAAAAGGAAGAGGAAATGTAGCTTCAGTGTAACTAtgtgatcaatatttttttatctgtGACAATATTGGTACCTATAGGCTATTATGCCAACTTCAAATTCAGGATTCGTTGTGTTACGTCTGAGGAATTACTTGATTATTTGGATGGCAACACTGAATATATGATTATTTGTAGagttttcctttatttttgttCCATAACATGTATTTTGCATTCATGAAGTTTTCTTCAAAGATTGAAAGATTAAACCCATTATCACACAATGCAGCACATAACCACTCGAgaaaaaaaaaggcaaaaacacAGTTAAAAATTGTGAGTTCCCATTCTGATATTTGCAAGATTGACACAACTTTGACGTACTTGCCCCTTAGTTTGTTTCTATATTTGGTGCCATAACCAGTGCTGCCTCTGTAGTTGACATCCAGGAGAGCAAAACCACGACTTGTGAAATACTGATGATTTAGATTCAAATCTGGTGAGCATGCTGCCGTAGGTCCACCATGAATCTGAACCAAAAGTGGTGGTAAACTTCCCTCAGGAGCCTTGAAATCTTTATTCTGTAGAGCAAATCAACAAATACTTTTTATTCTGCAGGTGATTTCTGCCTGCCATAAAGAGTTATAAGAAActtcaatatttacattaaagTGTTGTTCATTGTAATGCCCTATATATGAAATTATTAGCAGGTGTGTAAACCTGCAATATGAGAATATTGTTATATAGGGGTGTTCAAATTCTGTCAGAGAGAACTGGCGTAAATCCGAGCTCTCTAACAGAACATATTATAAGCCcaaattgaaacacatcacaaATACAGTCTTTATGCTCTAGATACGCTTGGTAAAAGCCTCTCTTCTCATTTGTATGGCTGCCTTTGGTGATTATATAGGGCTGACCATCTTGACCACGCTGATGTGCTTCTCATTTCAGTAGCCTGTGGCTATTACAGCGAGGAACACTTGATATCATTCAGTGAgaattaaaaactgaaaaatattaaattcataAGTGTGACAACTCAGatatattttgatttgtttgaacGCTATGTAAATGTGTGCCAATATTTCAGACATTTGATTGTTAGTTCTTCAGATGTGCAAAGCTGCCAGTACAGAAAGATTATAGGATTCTGGCCTCAGACTCCACTTCTTTATACTGGAGTTACCAGTAATCCCTAGAATTTATATTTCACCAAATTGTGTCAAAGCAgtttgttttctgttgttttttcaTATCTCGTATGGATTGCCTTTATGACGAACTTCTCTACAAATGATAATAACCAAATAAGGAAATTCTTCTGTAaggttttatcaaaaattgtcaAGTTTTAATTTACAGACTTGCAGTATAATTACTTCTTGTTTACttctattttcaaattatgaacCGTTCAGATAAAAATGGTTTGATCTTTCTGTCAGATGCAGCATGTCTTTCAATTTCTTGACATTGTGCTGTAAAATCTCTGACAACTTTTTCACTGGAGTTAAAATgtgagaaataaaatattttttctccattTATCATCTCTTTACCTTTGGTGGGTAAAAGTATGCATGGGCTACATCATTGTCAGCAGTGGGGAAAGTGATCGGCTCAGCAACTGAGAGATATCCCTCATCAATATCACTTGACCTTGACTCTCGTAAAATGTCTGTCTGTAAACAGAAAGATGACAAAAAGTGGATGGAAAAAAGGATCTGACATACGGGAACTAACCTGAAGCTTTCAAGTAAAATACTTTGTGACAAGCTGTAAGGTGAACagtgtttgcaatattttttgattgctttatgCATGGCATATCTTGAAACCATTTATGTTAACTGTGAAATGTAACATTTGATTGCTTTGCGTGTATGTAAATAAATGTGTAATAAGAATGATTGTTAATTTTCCAATTACCAATTACTCTATCTATGATTGTAGTCAAGAAACAGCTGCAATATTTAATGCTGCTGACAAGCAGACATGTACTCTCAGACtggcaatttatttttcatggttcatatgacacaaaatatattttgtgaaacTTCTTTTACGCTTACAATTTACAAGAATGGTCCACTTGAAAATCATTTGTGGAAAAGCATACTTTGGTATCCTTGTGATATTTTCTGATTTGTGTGAGATGAAATTGGTATTGTAAACCTTACGCAATTATCAACTTGAGGTATTTGGAATAGAACCCATAGCAGACATACCTTTCCTGTCTTTGCATTGACTCTGATGATGCACTTGAACTTGACTGGACTGCCAGCACGACAGTAGATGTACCCATCATAGGAGTAACACAAATGATCATGAGATGTAAAGCCAGTTTCTAGCTTTGTAGATTCCTTGGAAGTCAGATCAAAGATCTCGATTTTCTGAAATAAACACGCTCGTTGCTGGGGAACAGTATTCATGATGCAAATACAACAATCAATTCATTGACATTCATTTTCTTCAAAGCCATTGGTTAAAGACATTAAACCGGATATCAGACCTTTCTAGAACTTGCTTACTGTCAAGATTGATTCCTCTGCAATAAATGAATTGTGAACCATTTTCATCTTGGATTGATGGTTTCTTCACCAAGGTTGCTTCAAGCAATAAGCAAGACagcataaaaatttcaatttgggATGAAAACTTTGAAGTCTTGGGATTTATGACCTGATTACTCCTCTTATGAGTTTTCatttactgaaaaaataaaataaatttagtcCGGCGTTTTAGCATCAAAACCCACCTATCCCTAATTCAAAAGATTATGTACGTACTTGGATTTAATTGTGTGACATATGTAACTAAAAATGAACTTTCATACAAATTTTTCTTGAGCTTTCTCGAAATTTCAACTTACTCCCTCATATGTAATTGCCACCTTTCGACTGTCCTGGGGATCAAATACATAGGACTTCGGGCCAAACTGCCACTGAGGCCCTCCAATCTCCTTCTCTTGGGAGCAATGGCTTCATGCTGTCCATCTCCAGTTATCCTGTACAGGTTCCACCAGTCAGTCTTATCACAGATGTAGAAAAGTTCACCACTGGGTGACCATCGTGATTCAATTACAGATACTTCACCAAGATCTATCTACGGAGTGTAGAGCAAAACATGCCTGTGTTAGTGCTGTGAAACTTTTTCCAGTAACCATGGTGAAATGATTGACAGCGATACTTTCCAACAGCCAATAATATCAGGCATCCTAAGGAAATGAAAttaataaattgtaattttaagcCCTACACATCCTGTCCAATTGACAGGTCCAATCTATCCGCTGAAGACAATAGGACCATACCAAAATTTGATATGAAAGGGATGACAGTATGACATCTTCACCATGACATAATGCACTCCTACAGGACTTGAAAAGCTTTGTTTTATGACAGGGTGTGAACATATGGATTGGGAAGATGCATAAGTTGTACCTTACCTTTGAAAGAGATCAAAAATCTGACTTTGAAGAGAGAAAATTAATTTCCTTTCAACAAGAACATTTAAAAGTGATATCAATTATTAAAGGCATAGTGGTATGAAATGAGCTTTACCTGTTTCTCAGAACCTTCTACAATACCGTCAGATGTGAGCTTAGCTATCCACAATTCTGTGTTATCCCAAGGCTGTATGCATGTATAGAAGCAAAAAATACcttctgataatatttgattaatacaaaaatttgcTGATCCTGTTTCCTTTCTGCATTCAAACAACTAACATctgtaatttcaaaaattaatactGTCTGATCACTGACACTGAACAGTTTTTCATGGAGACTATGGCAAGGCTTGCATGCCTTTTTATTGTAAAGGTATCAGCCACCCTTTATCACATGATTTTGGCTGCTCACAATGCCTTGCAGTGTTTTTAACGACAAAGTGACAATTTGGTCTGCTTCTCTATGATTAAAGAGATCTCCTAtaaacatgtttgttttttgtttactttgcatGCCTGCACGTTTTACAGCACTCTTATCACGCACTCCCTGTAGCTTTCTTTGATGTCGGGTCACAGATCAAGGGTCAAAGAGCAACATACCATATTTGGGTGATTCCATTGTATCCAGCACAGCGTTGTACCATCCGGAGACACCTTGGGACTGGCATAAAAATCAGCACCTGAAACCTGTCATGACCCCAGGTCATGACCCAGAAGAGGAATGTAGTAGCCTACAATTAGAAGGGTCAATATGATAACCCGACAAACTGAAAACTTCTGCTCTGGCTACCAGGTCAATCAGAGTGCACTACAAATATTCTAGAACATTTGCATGAAATGCCAGATGACCACAGTCATTTATTAACTGATaaactttattcattttatattcatgtatttaatTTTTTGGTTCTTCCTAGcactttttttacttttcatgtttgcattttggtatgAAATGTTTGCATTACTGATAGCACTATCTGCATTGATCGCATTTTGTTCATAAAGACAGATGCCAGAACTTTTCAGAATTTCTGTTTAATGTGTTAATTATGATTTCTTGCTGTAAAACTGGATCAACTGGAAAAAATTTGTCCCAATCAGTGGCATGAAACCATATTGGAAAACTGCTACAAGACTGTGTGTGGAGCCGTCGTCCTTTATAAAATAGGGTGCAAAAATGAAAGGAGAGAATATTTTGcagcagtgaaaaaaaaatcacaacaagAAACTGCAAAACTTTTGCTAAATGAGAAGGACCAAAATCAAACCTCTCTTTTGAGGTTTTTATACACCTGTAGTGTATTACATTATGAAGTATATCGTTACCAGCACTTTCTGTTCCTTTGTGTCTGGCATTATCATGATAACAGTGTTGACTGCTTCTTTGGTTTTACCAGTTTCAATTCCGCTATGATCTTCTCGTACACATAAAATCCTGTTGAGCTGAAATATATCAGAGAAATTTTAGAGGATTTGATGAATAAACATGCTGTACAATTGATGTGAGCAGCTGAATAGCTCATCTGATATTAATGTCCTGATATTGATATTAACTGattgcaacagaaatattaCACATAAATCAACATATTCTTGTGAATATATTACAATTGTAGTGTACTAGATAtctatataaataaatatgcatgCCTACTCCACATTTTACACTTTAATTGTAATATAACAGTGAATACTTTCATCAGTATCTATTGTAGATATGTAATATTTTTCCACATACTATTATTAAGAATTTTATATCATTGTAAATAAAATGTCAGATATGTAAGCATAAAACACGGTATAGATTGAAGAGTAGGAATTACAAGTGAATACTTAAAACACAAATTGTACATAAGTTATATTTTTTCAGTGGAAATGAAATCTTTCATCTGTGATTGTCTTGGATATATGTGGCAATTAATCAGTTCAAAATACACTGTTCAACtggttcaatttttttttataataaacAGGAATTTTACCTTTTCAGATATTTGTCCATCAGCATATCGCCAACCACAGTCTGCTGGAGTCAGTGGTGTCGGTTCATCATCTGATGACTTCTGTACATACATCCGGTTGtcagcaaaattacaaaaatacacaGAACTCCCATGGACAAAGTAAGACCCTCCTCCATATTCATGACAGCGACTCCTCACATTGAAACCTTTAGGGGTCCATACTTCAAATTGCTCAGCGCCAAGTCGCTTGGAGCATATCACTACACGGCCAGCCTCATCAAATCTTGATTCTGCCCAATATGCAACATCTGCATATACAAAAAGTGGAGAACTAAGAATTGAAGTATGtaggaaaaacaaaaaatactagTGTTCTATAAAATCAAAAGTTTTGTCTTCTCCAAACTTTTACTTGGTAATTAATGATTTATAAACAGTGGCTTGGTATCaatttaacagtgtagatttgtcagcattgataatgtgtagcttttctgatatatatatatatatatatatatatatatatatatatatatatatatatatatatatatataatatatatatatatatatatatatatcctgcatgggtcacttttcattcatcaATGTATTTCATAAATTTCGTATGGTGAGTCAATTCAAACTTAACCTTTAAAaggctttgcatcattcatatgattgattgatcctcattaccaagaactgattcctaagttggtgacttgtgcGCGAGACCCTGTTGAATCCAGTATTGGATCCTTAGGctgaaaggttaggtgatgagtttagccgTCTTACTCACCATCCACGCACAACAGAATGAAGAGTTGCCCCATCTAAGAGACAGGATTGCCCACATTGagccgactgatccattagctcagttggtagagcaaccgaaatgtattcggggggtgtgggttcgaatcccgcatgggtcacttttcattcatcaatgtattttatatatatatatatatatatatatatatatatatatatatatatatatatatatatatatatatatatatatatatatatatatatatttatatatatatatatatatatatatatatatatatatatatatatatatatatatatatatatatcgaagtatatatatatcctcgaggaaaattataatacttgaagtaatctgcttatatatatatatatataatatatatatatatatatatatatatatatatatattatatatatatatatatatatatatatatatatatatattatatatatatatgtaacaaTGACTGGAGTAAAGAAATCACAGTTGTTATTTGGTCCTTCAACTTCAAGGTCACTGGGGGCTGCTCGCAGCTGTCGCATGTTTGATAGTTATTAATCAGTTTCTTTATATTTCACTGTGAGACCAATCTCCAAATTTGATTAACAGGTGTGCAAATCAATGGTAAATCCTAGAGGGGTAGTGGAAATATGTTATCGAGTTGAGGGTCAACGTCaacccatggaggtagaagtctctccttctacctccatggtgaacCCAAGTTGAGTGATGGCGAGACTGTGCTAGAATATATATTGCGAACTGGCACTGCCGATATTCCTTTGTCGCATCACAGGTTCGCTGTGCAACAAGCACCTGTGGTGCCATGGGTCCGGTTGACAAGTGACTACTAAGCTAATGCGGAAGTACGAATTAAGGCATTGTTTTACCTGCGTATTCCTGGCCCGCATCATCAATCTGTACAAGCGAATCGTATCCGAGACCTACACCTCCCTGAGTGACAAGTGCACTTGTAATTGGTGACTTCCATGACCCATACTCTGACACCTTGACGGACGTCATTCTGACACTATAAGTCCTTGCTTTGCCCAAGGACTGTAGGGGTACACGCGCTAGTACAGTACGAGCGCTGGCACCAACGATGGCGCACACCGTAGACAAAGTTTTTATCATGTGACCATATACCACATGGCCATATGTGAGCAGTCAAGTTGTGTGAACGCCCTCAGGCGATAGCGGCTCGATTCCCGTATTACTCGGTGGCGTGTATATTGGGTGGACTTGATTGGGACGACCGGTGCAGACCGGTGCACCCGGGGCAAGTAAGTTCGTACTTGATTGGGTCGGGGATTCTGCGCGCGCATCTATTCGGGGATCCCCGAATAGCCCGATCGATTTTGGTCGGGGCAGACGAcgaatacaatatggcggccactTGATTGGAGAATCCGCCGGATGACCCCGACCACGTGACGGAAAAACCCGGTCATACTCCGGTCAGATGAACCGGGGCGTCCCAATCAAGTCCACCCATTGTTTCTGATCATCGTgggcgtcatttcagaacctgcgcgtcatgtCTGTTTACGTTTTtggttacatactcatcagtacagttACCCTTGATATATCCCTGTtagtgtttgcatgtccaaTAATGCTGAAAGGAAAACgaaagtattatgcagccagtgataaagaCAATAACGGTTGTATCAATAGTGctaaaccagcattgttaggaatataaaaaaagaaaaaagaaagaaaaaaagaaaaccgcgTTGCCGCATCACTTTttctgaatgtcaaggaccagaaacttTTTTTTGCCTTGTCATCAGTATATTAGGGACTAGTCAGTTTCTTCGACTAGGGTTGGATTAATTTTTCGGACATTATTAAAGAAAGCGGCTTACCTGTccctcttgaaaaaaaacaggatgACCCCGCTATTCGGAAATTAGAAAACAGGGCgacccccattccaactttagAAAATAGGGTGACCCCcgaactatatatatatatatatatatatatatatatatatatatatatatatatatatatatatatatatatatatatataaaatattgtttgatgaaAAGACTGATAGATGAACAGGCACCGTACAGATCGTTTTGCTACTTCATCTTTTTAGTAAACTCCGTTTCATGGACTCTTTAACCAAATAAAAATGCCTTTCCTTTACCGGGCAACAATATTCCAAACAATGTATGGACTATGGAGGTATCTGTTGGCTACGtaatattaaatatgaaaagaaaaataagctTACACAGAACTTCTTGCAAAAAACGATTGACATCTATCAAgtttattttcttatttataGGGTGCTTAAAGCTACAATAAACTATTGAGTATACCGTGATTCGATGAAGGCAATGTGGAGGGATCGTGTGTAACTGTGCCTCACTCACACAAAGCGTGCACTCTATCGACTGTTCACCCCAACGGTCAAAGGTTACGATTCTAGGTCAAAGATTCACCACATACCGCCGCCAACCTCGAGTGTCCACTCGTCGACCTCTGTGTTGAAGCTCAACGTTTCACTTGAATGTAATCGTGCAGGTGACAATacttatatacatgtacatactgtgtggtgaccacaggcgctccttagttgggtagtctgctaagtagatcgattttcggatcgatctattgatcccgtagtcaatatgcccgccactgcaacctaagtatttaggttgcagtggcgggcattatcgactacgggatcaatagatcgatccgaaaatcgatccacttagcagactacccaactaaggagcgcctgtggtggTGACGTATGGGTGTCATAGCATGTGTAAGAACTCATCATGAGTTGATATGCGTATGTATGTGAGTTGTGACTGAATTCGAGTCAAAGCCTCACCATGTCGATCCATTTTAACTGAGGTCTCCCTCTACGGCGAATATCATAAATGACGATGCGATATTACGGTAACCTCCATGCTCCATGCCGTAGTTAACGATATACATTTCCAAGTCTAagctacggtggcccaaaactacctgttctccgcattcaaagtctgcgtcgcaatcaaatgtttttctctcacatatgtctcgcattcaagtctgcgtcgcaatcaaatgtttttctctcacatatgtctctgcattcaaagtctgcgtcgcaatcaattgtttttctctcacatatgtctccgcattcaaagtctgcgtcgcaatcaaatgtttttctctcacatacgcttatgtctccgcattcaaagtctgcgtcgcaatcaattgtttttctctcacatatgtctccgcattcaaagtctgcgtcgcaatcaaatgtttttctctcacatatgtctccgcattcaaagtctgcgtcgcaatcaaatgtttttctctcacatatgtctccgcattcaaagtctgcgtcgcattcaattgtttttctctcacatatgtctccgcattcaaagtctgcgtcgcaatcaaatgtttttctctcacataagcttatgtctccgcattcaaagtctgcgtcgcattcaattgtttttctctcacatatgtctccgcattcaaagtctgcgtggcaatcaaatgtttttctctcacatatgtctccgcattccaagtctgcgtcgcattcaattgtttttctctcacatatgtctccgaggtatgcctcagtgtacgttattccgcgaagcataatttctatcgaacagcgctattgacaacgacgaacattgtatcaagttattttcaatagattatcgatcgaaaatttgtttggacgggccgggcgctcgtgtgttgaggtcacgtcataaacatttccacaataacccatatattgacttatacacttaaatatcaacattgaaggtatccgttggtttcctgtactgaaattaaatcgacgacaatttttttagttttggtgatacttttacgtacgtttcggcacattttggcgcacctcggcgtagtttggtgCCATTgcgaacgggggggggggggggagactaCACGGGAgggagcgagacaacaatgtatcaatttcggacaaaaggatatcgatcgaaaacgttcactgcacgattacagtggagactctacgcccgttcgcctctgttctgtgttattcttgcagtttactgggattttcatagttaatattcgccaaaatttggtataaattacaacaacctgactggtatttggtctgtataatttaagagacgttaaccgattaaaatgggtcaatattagaccctgattctgcatatgcaaacgctgtaagatcgccattttattgagggcaagagcaaaaattcagcgatcggaaaaataaaatgcaactaaaacaagtttcgtcgagaaattcaaaaaactaaaacgacagcaattttgtatatatatcaaggaaacaccgtgccacttttcactataattggttcagaattgagaaatttgaacgagcgatagttgtacggtctgtttctgtacattaaacgcaattgttttctatgggaaatcgagcagagtagacacatcgtaaaatgaaaaatacatctgaaaaaaaccgttggtttaactttttcatttcgctgttattttttataatatttggtatgacacatatcatgaagggtaactaaaactctatggttttattttttttagtttcctcctctttttttatgaaatgacgagttgaagatcgttttgctgttgactgtgtttttacttgattttgcatatgtctcttatcgcttacgtatttttggaatttccttgtgaaattcttcccaaaatattataattgtaagggcagcatatacgtagtgcactacggcccaaaggcgccccttttgtacggtatatagcgtcccgaatttgccacacatacgtggagtgcgcgttcggagagtcaatttcacctcccgcgtcatgttgaaaatttcgccgtatttccttgctgcacatctaaatattaatgaaagagcaacaggtcctatttcccgtatatgctgcccttacaattataatattttgggaagaatttcacaaggaaattccaaaaatacgtaagcgataagagacatatgcaaaatcaagtaaaaacacagtcaacagcaaaacgatcttcaactcgtcatttcataaaaaaagagggaaactaaaaaaataaaaccatagagttttagttacccttcatgatatgtgtcataccaaatattataaaaataacagcgaaatgaaaagttaaaccaacggtttttttcagatgtatttttcattttacgatgtgtctactctgctcgatttcccatagaaaacaattgcgtttaatgtacagaacagaccgtacaactatcgctcgttcaaatttctcaattctgaaccaattatagtgaaaagtggcacggtgtttccttgatatatatacaaaattgctgtcgttttagttttttgaatttctcgacgaaacttgttttagttgcattttatttttccgatcgctgaatttttgctcttgccctcaataaaatggcgatcttacagcgtttgcatatgcagaatcagggtctaatattgacccattttaatcggttaacgtctcttaaattatacagaccaaataccagtcaggttgttgtaatttataccaaattttggcgaatattaactatgaaaatcccagtaaactgcaagaataacacagaacagaggcgaacgggcgtagagtctccactgtaatcgtgcagtgaacgttatcgatcgatatccttttgtccgaaattgatacattgttgtctcgctcactcgcgtgtagtctccccccccccccccgttcgcaatggcgccaaactacgccgaggtgcgccaaaatgtgccgaaacgtacgtaaaagtatcaccaaaactaaaaaaattgtcgtcgatttaatttcagtacaggaaaccaacggataccttcaatgttgatatttaagtgtataagtcaatatatgggttattgtggaaatgtttatgacgtgacctcaacacacgagcgcccggcccgtccaaacaaattttcgatcgataatctattgaaaataacttgatacaatgttcgtcgttgtcaatagcgctgttcgatagaaattatgcttcgcggaataacgtacactgaggcatacctcggagacatatgtgagagaaaaacaattgaatgcgacgcagacttggaatgcggagacatatgtgagagaaaaacatttgattgccacgcagactttgaatgcggagacatatgtgagagaaaaacatttgattgcgacgcagactttgaatgcggagacataagcttatgtgagagaaaaacatttgattgcgacgcagactttgaatgcggagacatatgtgagagaaaaacaattgaatgcgacgcagactttgaatgcggagacatatgtgagagaaaaacatttgattgcgacgcagactttgaatgcggagacatatgtgagagaaaaacaattgattgcgacgcagactttgaatgcggagacataagctatgtgagagaaaaacatttgatt includes the following:
- the LOC139150581 gene encoding dipeptidyl peptidase family member 6-like produces the protein MTSVKVSEYGSWKSPITSALVTQGGVGLGYDSLVQIDDAGQEYADVAYWAESRFDEAGRVVICSKRLGAEQFEVWTPKGFNVRSRCHEYGGGSYFVHGSSVYFCNFADNRMYVQKSSDDEPTPLTPADCGWRYADGQISEKLNRILCVREDHSGIETGKTKEAVNTVIMIMPDTKEQKVLSQGVSGWYNAVLDTMESPKYEKEIGGPQWQFGPKSYVFDPQDSRKVAITYEGKIEIFDLTSKESTKLETGFTSHDHLCYSYDGYIYCRAGSPVKFKCIIRVNAKTGKTDILRESRSSDIDEGYLSVAEPITFPTADNDVAHAYFYPPKNKDFKAPEGSLPPLLVQIHGGPTAACSPDLNLNHQYFTSRGFALLDVNYRGSTGYGTKYRNKLRGNWGVHDIEDSCHGALYLANEAKKVDPKRLAISGGSAGGYTTLACLTFKDVFKAGVSHYGVGNLEALATDTHKFESRYLDTIIGKYPEEKHVYIDRSPVHFADKLNASVAFFQGEDDKVVLPNQAEEMFSLVKAKGLPTAYVLFPGEGHGFRKSENIQASMDGEFYFYSKVFSFEPAETPYEMDIINLK